The Tenrec ecaudatus isolate mTenEca1 chromosome 4, mTenEca1.hap1, whole genome shotgun sequence region CCCTCTCCACATTCTGTACATAAGTAGGGTTTGTCTCCCAAGTGGACCCTTTGGTGTGTTGTTAGCACAGATTTTTGACTGAAGCTTTTGCCGCAAATTGTACAGAAGAATGGTTTTTCTCCTGTGTGTGTCCTCTGATGTCTTACAAGGTCTGAAGTCCAGCGGAAGTATTTCCCACAATCATCACATCTATAGGGTTTCTCAATAGATGGAGTTCTTTCAACCTGAATCACAGAGGAGGCCTCATTCACATTTTTCCGGTTCAGGGGGCGTTTGTAAGACACGCCAATCTTGTGAATCTTTTGATGCCTGGCAAGATGCGAGCTCCGTGTGTAACTTTTCCCACACTCCATACATTTGTAGGGTTTCTCTCCTGTGTGAGTTCTCAGGTGTCTAACCAGGTGCGAGTTACAAGTGAAGCTTTTCCCACATACAGTACAGTCATGATGTCTCCCTAATAAGGGGTGGAGAGGTATAGTTTCCTGAAGATTTGTCAAACTATTAACTTGAGAAATATTTGTATCAAATCTTCTTTCATTAAGTCTACCTGGATTATCTTCAAAGACTATTTCCCAATCAGGAGTTTGGTGAATTTCTTGATCTCCCAAAATAGACCTTTGAAAATCCTCCAAACTTAGATCTTCTTGCTCAAGAAACTCATCATCTTCACTCTGCTCTCctggagagagaagagggaacGTTACATGGGTAGTAATTGTGTCTTGCACACAATGGAAGAATGCTTTAAAAGTGTATGGCAGGGCAAAACAAGAGTAGACAGAAAccttattttataattgaagaggTTGGGGAAGAAAGACTCAACTGAGAGCCTGCTAGATGCTTTCTTGCACATTATCTTATGCTGTCAGCAAGGCTTATTATGGAGTACCACTCTTCTTTCACAAAGGAGGTGATCAAAGATCATTGAATTAAGTGCATTATTTAGTAAGATGGCAGAGCTGCAATTCTAGATGTTTGCGTTTCCTACCCACCATTTCACAGTCCATGTCTCTCAAATGATGGGAGGGgtgaagaagagggaaaaagaagaatttGGTTTTCAGGCAAGACAGCAGACGAACCAGTGAGGGGGGACCTACAAGGAGAGCACTGAGTAGAACAACTGCCACCTCAGGGTCTGTGCGATCCCTTTGCCATGCCTCACCTGTGTAGGTAAAACTCAGGATCTCAGTCTCTTGAGGTTCTTGAGGCTCTTGAATATCTTGGACCCAATACTCTTCTTCTCTAACTTGGGAGATTTCATTTAGCCTGGGGATTGGAAATGCTGCCCAAGAGAGGGAAAACAGGACATCAAGACTGGTTCAACAGGTCCCTATGTTTGCAGCAGATCCTGTCTGGTTTTGTTAGAGGAAATATACAGCCAGGCAGTGTATCACATTTTTAATCCCTTTAGGTTGAGCATTGC contains the following coding sequences:
- the ZNF202 gene encoding zinc finger protein 202 isoform X2, which codes for MEVHEETTQIPDLGAPEEQSPCPEEEFQPLQERGAPVLQDAALPEVRNTGDSLLTALSQGLVTFKDMAVCFSQDQWSDLDPAQKEFYGEYVLEEDCGIVVSLSFPIPRLNEISQVREEEYWVQDIQEPQEPQETEILSFTYTGEQSEDDEFLEQEDLSLEDFQRSILGDQEIHQTPDWEIVFEDNPGRLNERRFDTNISQVNSLTNLQETIPLHPLLGRHHDCTVCGKSFTCNSHLVRHLRTHTGEKPYKCMECGKSYTRSSHLARHQKIHKIGVSYKRPLNRKNVNEASSVIQVERTPSIEKPYRCDDCGKYFRWTSDLVRHQRTHTGEKPFFCTICGKSFSQKSVLTTHQRVHLGDKPYLCTECGEGFHDHRQYLAHQKTHAPEELFLCSECGQCFNHNATFAKHLKGHASVRPCQCGECGKSFSRRDHLVRHQRTHTGEKPFTCPTCGKNFSRGYHLIRHQRTHSEKTP